The Candidatus Neomarinimicrobiota bacterium genomic sequence GGATCACCGGAAAACCGCCGCCGCCGCTAAGCCGGGTGACCATCTCCACCTCGGGGTAGTCGGCCAGCAGGGCCGCAGCCATGGGAGCCGCGGTGATGGCCATGGAGAACTCGTTGCCGCCCAGGGCGCCCTCTACCCAGATGCGGTAAGTGCGGTCGGCATGGGGATGCTGCCGGTCAAAACTGAGCTCATCCCGCACATAGAGCAGAATGAGCGTGACCGCCGTTAAGCCCACAGCCAGGCCGAGAATATTCAGGCCCGAAAAGAGCTTGTGTTTGACCAGATTTCGCAGGGCAATTTTTATGTCGGTATCAAACATGATGGAGCCTCGCTTGAGAACGAAAGTAGGTGCTGGGGGCGGCGAATCCTGATGCCGCCGGGATGAGTTTAGACATGGAATTTGCTGTCGCCGTTGGTCGCGCCATTGACAATGCTGCCGTCGAACAATTGAACCACGCGGTTGGCTTGATCGGCGTAGGACGGCGAGTGCGTCACCATGACAATGGTGGTGCCGTTGGCATTGAGCCCCTTGAGCAGCGCCATGACCTCTTCCCCCCGGGCCGAGTCGAGATTCCCCGTAGGCTCATCGGCTAGAATTACGTCGGGCTCGTTCACCAGCGCCCGGGCCACGGCAGCCCGCTGTTGCTGCCCCCCTGAGAGTTGTTGGGGGAGGTGGTTACGGCGGCTGAGGATGCCCATCTGCTCAAGGAGTGCCTCAGCCTTGGGCTTACGCTCTGCCGCCGACAGGCCCTGGTAGAACAGGGGCAGTTCAACATTCTCGAAGACCGTCAGTTCGTCGATCAGGTTGAAGCTCTGGAAGATGAAGCCGATGTGTGACTTGCGGTAGTTGGCCCGCTGCCGCTCGTTGTAGCTCCCTACCTCATCGCCCTTGAATTTGTAGCTGCCCCGAGTCGGGGTATCCAGGAGGCCCAACACATTGAGAAGGGTAGACTTACCGCAGCCGGACGGACCCATAACAGCGACAAACTCGCCCTCTTCGATGGAGAGGTTGATGCCGTTGAGTGCGGTGGTTTCCATTTCTTCTGTGGTGAAGACCTTGTACATATCTGTAGTTTTGATCATGGCACTTATCCTTTGTTTATCGTCCTACTGAGAAAGGTTCGTGGTTGCGGCAGCCGGCCTAGTCGTCCAGCACCACCCGGTCAAAATCGCCAATATGGTCGTATGAGGAGGTGATGACCCGATCGCCGGGCTGGAGACCCGCCAGCACTTCGTATTCGTCCTGGTTCTGGCGGCCCAGCCTGATTTGTTGTTTGGTGGCCACATTCCCACCCGGTTCCAGTTTGTAGACCCACTGGCCGCCGGTTGTGTTGAAAAAACCGCCCCTGGCCATGAGCACGGCATCGGAGAGCTCACCCAGGGCTAGCCTGATTCGCAGGGTCTGTCCACGGCGGATGCCAGCGGGAATCTCCCCATCGAAGTGCATATCGACCTCGAACTGGCCATTGACAACCTCGGGGTAGATCTTAGCCAATACCATGGAATACTCGCGGTTGCCCAGATTGAAGGTGCCCCGCTGGCCCGGCAGCACCCGGGTAATGTAGTGCTCGTCGATGGCCAGGCTGGCCTTGAAGCCATCCAGGATGTCGATCTGGCCCAGCCGTTCACCCCGCACCTTGGACTCCCCCACCTCCGCCGATAGCGACGTGAGATGCCCCGATACTGGCGCCCGCACCAACAGGTTATCCTGGTTGAGTTTCACCAGCTCGAGATTATTTTCCATGCGTGCCAGTGATGCCTCGAGCTGATCGATCTGCGTGGCGCGAAATATGGAATCCTGCCGGTGGCTCTGGAGGGTCAGGTCCCTGCGCTTGAGAAGGTAGCGGTATTCATCGTTGGATTCATCGAACTCCCGGGTAGAGACCAGGCTTTTCTCCAGCAACTGCCGGTTGCGCTCGTTCACCCTGGTTATGCGGGTGATCTTATAATTGAGTTCCAGCAGCTCTGACTGCAGGGCCAGGCGATTCTGCTCCATGGCCAGCTGGGTATTGCGCAGGTTGTTGCTCTGCTGGTAGAGCTCGGCCTCCCGGTACATGATATCCAGCAGCAAGTTGGTATTGGAGAGCTGCAAAATGGGGTCGCCCTCGTTCACATAACTGCCGGCCTCTAGGAAGCGCTTCTCGACTCGCCCCCCTTCAACGGCATCGAGATAAATGGTGCGAATGGGAACAACGGGGCCGGTCACGGGAATGAATTCCTGGAATTGCCCCTGATGTACGGTGGTGACGGTGAGCCGACTGCCCGACAGATTAACACTGCTGCCCCGGTCGCTCCCAACAAGGCCGAAACCGACGGAGACAATAAGCACACCCCCTGCGCCCATCCAGAGCAGGCGCTTGAGCGACCACCTTTTCTTTTCCAGGATTTTATCCATGGCTGCACTACCGGATAGACTGCCTCTGGCAGAACAATGTTGCCAAGATATTTGCGGTTTTTCCTATGGGCTGAAAACCGCCGATTCGGGCGGGTGGAACTGAGCCGGGTGTCAGGCGCTGCCGAATTGCCTGCTGAACATGGGCGCCAAATGGGCGCGCGACCGGGATTTGAGCATCGAGGACTAAGCGCCTGATCTCAGCCGCCTCACGGCCCCGTTCTCACGACGGCAACCCCATACGACCGGCTGCTTGCCCAGTGGCTGGACAGCCCCGTGCCGCCCACCAGTGCATCAATCACCACCATTGAATCTCCCCTGGCATGCTTCTATGTTCGGCCATGAGGCCGCTATCCTTAGTTCCATAACTGGCGGCCTTCGGACTCGCAAATCTCATGTCACGATCGAGACAAAAAAAGAATAAGCGAAAATCCAAGCGCTTAGCCTGTGCATTTATTTTGGATTAATCAGAAACGAGAATTAGATTTTGTCAACTGTAGGGTCTTTTCAGTAGGTCTGGGAGGTGAGAATATCCCTGTATTCGCTATACATAGAGTTCAGACACTGAGGAGCGTTCGGTGGCGGTTGATATACTAACAGAAATCACAATTGATCGTCCTCATCCAGAGGTCGCCGATTTTGTCGCAAATCCAGACAATGCCCCGAAGTGGTACGTCAACATCAAGTCGGTCGAGTGGGTGACCTCGCCGCCGCTGAATATCGGCTCCAAAATAGCATTTGTTGCTCACTTCCTGGGCCGACGCGTGGCGTACACCTATGAGGTGGTGGAATTCGTGCCCGGAGAGCGCATGGTCATGCGCACCTCGGATGGGCCATTTCCCATGGAGACAACATATACGTGGGTTCCAGCGTCCGAAGACGCCACTCACATGACTCTCCGCAATCGCGGTAATCCCTCAGGCTTCTCCCGCTTATCGGCCCCTCTCATGGCCTCCGCCATGCGCCGAGCCAACCGCAAGGACCTCTCACGCCTGAAGCAGCTCCTTGAACAACTGGCAGCTTCGTCATCATTTCGTTCGGAATGATACCCGGCTGCGCGCTCAACGCCACCACTTAAGGGTGGCGCGATGGCTCAAGCCCTTCGTCTGAGGGGCTTGATCGTACCCCGGATCGGATTCGAACCGATGACCTACGGCTTAGAAGGCCGTTGCTCTATCCAGCTGAGCTACCGGGGCTGGAATGCCGGCAGGGGAACAGCCACTGCCCGCCGCGGAAGCTAAGGCCCTGCACCCCATTGGGCTACGGGAAAAAAGGGTTTCACCAGGACACGCCGCTTAATAGATTCGGGCTGTTTTAGGTCTAATCCCGACGTGAACAGAAATATGCAAAAACCCCTCGCTGCAGCCAGGTGGCGCCATGAGCCCACGCCGCGGCCTCCTGTGCATACCGGGTTGGCATGGCTCTGCTGGCTGACGCTGGTCTCCCTGCCCGCCGTTGCGGCCCCTCAGGCGGTGGCCCAGGTGGGCAGCGACAGCATCACCGTTGACCAGTTCGCCCGCCGGTATCAGTCCCATCTCGGCCAGAGCGTACAGCCCGACGCTTTCGCCCACCGGCTCTCCTTCGCCCGCTCGCTGGCCGAGGAGTCAGCGCTGCGGCAATACGCCCGCGATACGGGGCTGGATACCAGCCCGACCGTGATCCGTGCCGGTGACAGGGCCTGGCGCACCGCCCTGCTGGAGGAGCTGGCTGAGACCGTCTACATGGATGAGGTTGTAATGCCGCATGAAGAGATTCAGGCGGAGTACCGCTACCGCAGCACTGCCCTGCTGAGCCGCTTCCTGACCCTGCCGGACAGACATACCGCCGGAGATTTCCGCCAGCGGCTCGCAGCGGGCGTGCCTTTCGAGTCCCTGGCTCTGCAAGCCTTCAGGCCCAGTGGACTGCTGGACCGGCCCGGGCAGCCCGGTTGGCGCTACCCCCATGAGTTGGATAGCCTCTACGCCCGCCGCGCTTATGCACTGGCGCCCGGCCAGGTGTCAGCACCGTTCGGCTCTGAACAGGGCTTCACCGTCATTCAACTTCTGGATAGGGATTTTCGCCCCACACACGGCCACTTCGACAGGGTCAAGCACCTGCAAAGCATCGCCCTTGATCTGCTACAGTCTCAGCTGGCCCCGGCTGCGCAGCAACTCCTCCAAAAGTGGGCGGACGACCAGCGCATCCGGTGGCGGCGGTTGGCCATGCGCAAGGCGCTACGCTCCGGCTTGTTCAACGGCCCGCCGGCAACTTGGGCCGACCATCCGCAGGCGGCCACCCTAGTGGACGAAACGCTGTTCATACTGGAGGGCAGGCCGCACACGGTGGAGTGGCTCCTTTCAGCCCTGGAACTGCTGCCCCCGGACAGCGGCACGGGGGTCTTCAGCATCGTAGATCTGCGAGCACTCATCAACGAGCTGCTAATGTGGGAAAGGATGATGGTGCAGGTTGAGTCGCTGCCCGGTGCGGAGGCCTTCCTGTCCGAAGCCGCCAGAATCGACCAGACGGCCAGCCAACAGGCGCTGTGGGACACCATCCAAGCCCGAATTCTCGGTGTAGCCGACGTGCCAGACGATTCCCTGCGGCAGCTGCTGGCCGTGGACTTCGAGCGCTATGCCAGCCCGCCAATGGTGGAACTTAGCGAGATTGTCGTAGCAGATTCCGGGTTGGCTGCTGCCATCGCCGATTCGCTCAGCCACGGTGGGACGGGGGCCTTCGATTCGCTGGCCCGGCGTTATACCCTGCGGGAGTGGGCCCGGCCTGCAGGTGGCAAGCTGGGCTGGGTTCCGCTGTCACTCTACGGCGGGGCTGCACCTACACTTATCCAGGCGCTGGAGGCCCCGGCGGACACAATCGTCGGCCCTCTGTGGGTCGACGGCTACTACGTGCTGGCCCAGCCTTCTGGCCATCGCCAACCGACCCTTCCGCCCTGGCCGATGCTCCGGCCACTGTTGCGGCAGCGCTGGCTTGAGGCCAATGGGCCGCGGCTGCTCCGCGAGCGCTGGGCGCACTTGTATGCTGCCACCTACCCTATTGCCATCGACACTGCTCTGGTGGCCCTACTGGAACTCAGTCTTGATGGGCGCCTGGTTTTGCCCGCACCTCTGGCACTTCCACTGGCAGCCGACGACTCAACTGCCGTCATCTACGAACCAGAACTTCTAGCGCTTCCAGCCGACTCACTGGCGCTTCGGAGCCTGTTGACGACCGATCATCAGGCGGCCGATTCCACGCTGGGCGACCAGCCCGCCGCCAGCCCGTAGCGGGCCGGGTCCACGTCAACTCGCCTCAGTCTGGCTGGGTCTGCTTGATATTGAGCGAAACGCCCTGCCGAGCCAGGTCGTGCAGCACCCGCTGGTAGACCCCCTTGTCGGCGCCCAGGTATTCCAGCGGCCGGATGCCGGGGTCGGCGTAGTCTCCGGCCAGCAGCACGCGGGCCACTGCCGCGCAGGTGTAGCCCGTCGTGGCGGCCATGGCCGTGGTTTCAGTCAGGGGATCGTAGGCGCGATAGAGGTCCACCGTAGTAACGAGGAGGCGGCCACGGAGCTGGCCCGTGAGCTCCACCCGCATCACCACCAGATCGTGCCCCTCGTCGCCTGGTCCCGGTCGCCAAGACTCAAACAACAGACGTGATGATACCTCAATGGGGGCTACGGCGTGGCCGTCCACGTCCAGTGGCTCGCGGCTGAAAAAGCCGGTGTCACGGAGCATCCGCATGCGCTCGGCGTGACCCGGATACCGCAGGGTCTTCTCCAGCATATCGGGCACCGGGACGGTAGATAACAGCGTGCGCAGCCCATCGGTGTTGAACGCCTCCAGGCTGCCTACATGGGGAAGGATTACCTGCTCAATGTCGGAGAGGGCTTCCCGCTGTACCACGCGGCCGCCCACTTTCAGGCGCACCGGACGGGTATACTCTTCGATGACGTCGATGGGCGAAAAGACCGACAGGTACTCAAACGGCCAGCGGCGCACCTTCGGCAGCCCGCCCACGTAGCACACGAAGCGCTCAAGTGGGTCGTACTCCTGCTGGTAGCGGCCCAGAACAAGATTGCTCAGTCCAGGCGCAAGCCCGGCATCCACAACTGCGGTAACGCCGTGCTCCACCGCCAGATCGTCTAGGGTCAGCGGATCCTCAGGCGTGAAGGAGATGTCCACTACGTTCCGCCCGGCCCTGATAACCGTTTCCAGCATGCGGTAACCCAGGGAGCCCGGTACGGCGCCGACCACCACGTCCGCCGCCTGCACGGCACGGGTCAGTGCCTCAGCATCAGTGATGTCCAGTTCGCTGGTGGTCAGGCCGTAATTTTTGGTCAGGGCGGCTCTCACCTGGGGATTGGCGTCCGCGACCACCACATCCACGGCCTCGTTTCCGTCATTGGCGTCTCCGAAAGGTGCGGCCAGATTGCGGGCGATGACGCCGCCCACCAAACCGCCGCCCAGGACCAGTACCTGTTTCATGGGTTGATCCTCACCTTGTAGCTCAAGACCACCTCCTGGCCGGCGGCCACCGGCCCACATATTTGGCCAGCAAGGTGTTGGGGGTGAGCAGGTCGAAGACATAATTCTGCTCCAGCACCGACCACTGGCGCTCGGAGGATCGGCTCACCGGCATCACCGTCGCGGGCTGAATTTTGGCGGCCACGTCATCCAGTAGTACCTCCGTCAGCCCCCTTGCTGGAGGGTGAAGCTGCGCGTGTCCTTCACCAGCCCGATGTTGGCCTGATAGATGGTCACTTCCAGGCCGGTGCGGGCACTCGCGCCAATAGTGAGACGGGGCTGGGCCGCAAGAGGGATGACCGTGAAAGCCACGACAACCCACATCCTTATATGCTTCATCAAGCGCTCCCAATCCTTTACTCAAGTGTAGTGGCCCCCGCTCTGGCCCGCAAGGATTTCTTGCGTAGCGGCCAGGGGGTTAACTTCCCGGCATGGGCCAGCTCTGGGGACTCGATCTGCACGACAAGGCTACCGGCGCGTACGCCGCCACGCTCCAGTCACCCAGCCGGGACGAACTGGCGGCCCAGGCCGGCCGGGACCTGCCCCATCCCGAAACCGGTGAGCCCTGCCGGGCCGGGGACGAGCCCTACCTCATCGCCGAGGAGGGCTCAAGCCCAACCAGCCAGTGGGAGTAGACGCCATGGCTGCTTCCCGCCGCAAACTGACCGACTTGGAGCTGAAAGCCGCCCGCCCCCGCCTTGACGAAGTGCGCAGCCAGCCTCGCCTCCCCGTCTACGCCCTGCTGGAGGATGTGCGCTCACTCTACAACGTGGGCAGCATGTTCCGCACAGCCGACGCGCTGCACCTGGCCGGACTTTACCTCTGTGGCTACACCGGCTTTCCGCCGCGCCGTGAGATCACCAAGACCGCACTGGGGGCCGAGCACACCGTCCCGTGGGAAAAGCACGCCGACGCCGCTACGCTGGCCCGCAGCCTCCAGGCACGAGGTATGCAGCTGCTGGTGCTGGAGCAGACTGATGACGCAGTGGACTTCTGGGAGGCGCCGGTGCGCTTCCCGGCCTGCTTCGTGGTTGGCAACGAGGTCACCGGCATCTCCCAAGAATTGGTGGAGCAGGCCGACCTCTGCCTGCAGCTCCCTATGGCGGGGGTGAAGCAGTCGCTGAACGTGGCCACCGCCTTTGGCGTGCTGGGCTACGAACTGGCGAGAAGGTGGAATCTGGATAAGACGTCCGATCAATAGTCGGGGCATAGGGCACATTACGGGCCAATCGCTTACTCGATCATGTTCTAACAGTGCTGGTGCCAAAACACTCGCAAGAGATAGTAGCGTTACTTATCTGTTTAGTGGTAATGCAACATATGTGCGTATTATCTATTGACAGCACTGTTTTTTAGGCGTACTTTTAACCATGCCAAGCGGGATCAAAACCAAAAAATTGAGTGTGCTAATCCAGGATAGCGGGCTGGAGCCATTAGCTGATCGGCTTCGGATCAAACCTTCAACCATACGAACCACGGTCGCGCTTTCAAACGAAGCGATGGAGGATTTGGTTAGCCTTAGGAAAGATTGGAATCTGACGCCTAAAGATATTTTTGACGGCATCTTTGATTCAGATGAGCTCGCCGACCTCGTAACAGTTGCTGCTGGGCAAATGGAGCATCATAAGCAACCTCGAAAGAACCAGGTCACTATCGTAATCAGTGCAACCTCTCAAACATCCTTGAAACATTTGGCCAAAGAATTGGCGACGCCCCGAGATCACATCGTAATTGTCAGTCTTAGAGTAATGGCCGGTCTTTTGGAAAAGAGTCGAAATGACAGAATTACCAATCATAAAAAAGCACTGAACATTCTCAAAGAGACAGAAGATTTCTTGAATAAGAAGGAAGGAGAACTCAGCAGGCTATTGGGTGAAGATGATCCCCTCGAATACCGCTTCCGGTACCTCGGCACGATTCTAATGAATCTTTTATTCGCAGTAGATTCAGAGATTGAGAATGGCACGCCCATCGAACCGCATGATTTCTCTCAACAGGGTTAACCTCTTTTGAATTATACAGAACACGCTATGAAGAGAATGCAGCAGAGAGCAATACCTCCCGCCGTGGCGGAGCTGATATGGCAGTACGGGGAGAATATTGATCTACCCGGCGGTGTCCAAGGGCTGAGGATTCCCAAGCACCTCATCCAAGATTGGGAGAGGGATTTGAGACGCATCATGAGATTGTATGACAAATCGCGAAAGGTGCTACTGGTAATGGATGAGAGCCGGTCGACCCGGATAACTGCCTACTCGACGCACAAGACATGAATAGTTAAGATTGAATAAGTTATGACTAAATTCGCAGTGAAACTTGCAAAAGCAAGGTCAGATTATGAAAAGTTTGAACAGCTCCTTGGGAGCACAGACAAAGATACAGGAGCATGGGTAGATCATTTCCATTCTGCAATCCTTAGTGTCTGGTTAATTTTGTTAAATGAAGCAAATGAATCCAATATCTATGAAGCTGAAAACTTGCAAATACTGTATAACCGGCTTCTTCTTGAACGGTTGCCTGATCTACCTGCCTTGAATGAAGAGGAGTGGGGCACAGTGATTATGGCACTAGATATCTTTTCGTGTGAGGAAGCCAAAGGACTAATTAGGGCTAGAAATGATCTTAAAAGAAATTATGAGGCTCTAAGGGCCCAGTATCCTAGCGCCGTATATAAATCCACTCTATCACAAGTGATTAGGGCGATTAAATAGAGATAGGGCGTCGGGAAGATTCGGCGGTCATATGCGTCGTGTGAGCGGCCTTGGCCCTAGTCGGTACTTGGATAAAGCCCCGCCAGCATACGGGCGACGTTGTGGAGGCTCTCCGACAGTGAAGGATGGGCGTGCACCGCGTCCATGAGATGGGTGTAGGGTAGCTCATTGGCGATGCACAGCGACACCTCGCCAATGAGCGTATCGGCCTGGGGTCCACACGCCCGCACCCCCAGGATGCGGTCGTCCCCTTCCGGCCCAACGATGAGTTTCACGAACCCGCCGAAGGAGCGCATGGCGTGGGCCCGGTGGCTGCGGATGTTCGCCAGGCGGGCCACCCTCACGTCGCCGTACTTGGCCCGGGCGGTCTTCTCGTTATCCCCGGCGCCGGCCACCAGCGGAAGGGTGAAGATGATGAACGGGATGTGGTCCATGGAGATAGGCTTTTGCCCGCTCAGCAGGTGATGGATAGCCTGGTGGCCCTCGGCCTCGGCAACGTGCACCAGGCACATGTCCAGTTCCGAGTCCCGGAGACCCACGTCGCCTACGGCGTAGATGTGGTCAACATTGGTCTGGCAGAAATCGCTGATGGGTAGGAAGCCATTAGCATTTACGGCCACACCGGCATTCTCCAGCTTCAACGCCGCCGTGCACGCCACCCGGCCGATCGATACCAGCGCCATGTCGGTATCGAACTCGGAGCCGTCCTTAAGCCGGGTCACCACCCGGCCGCCTGCTGCGCGCATGTCCACCATGCGGGCGGACTGGACGACGTGGATGCCGTTGGTCCGGAAAGTTTGCGTCAGAAAGTCGATGATATCATCGTCCTCATGGGACAAGATCACCGGGTAGGCGTCCAGCAAAGTAACCTGGCAGCCGAAAGCGTTGAAGATGGAAGCGAATTCGCAGCCGATGACCCCGGCGCCCAGGATGAGCAGGCTTTCCGGCAGCCGGTCCAGTGAGACGATCTCATCGCTGGACATGATGAGCTCACCATCCTGGTGTACGGCAGGCAGCCAGCGCGGCGTGGTGCCCGTGGCGATGATAATCTTGTCCGCTCTGTGGTCGGCGCCTGCCACGCGCACGGTATGGGGATCGACAAATGCGGCCATCCCGCGCAGTTCCACGATGCTCAGGCGTTCGATCTGTTCCTGGTAGAGCGCCTCCAGCTCGCCGCTGCCCTGCTGCAGCTGGGCCTGCACCTGGCCAAAATCTAGCTTAACCGACGAGGGCAGATAACCCCTGTCGGACTTGCTGGCCACCAGGTGGTCCTTGGCCAGCTCGTACATCCCCTTGGACTTGTAGGCCCCCTGGATGCCGTAGCCCCACAAGCGCTTGCCGTTCACCAGCCCTACCTTCAGGCCCTTGAGGGCGCCCCGGGTGGCTGCGGCCATCCCACCAGGCCCCGCCCCGATCACCAGTACGTCAAACCGGTTGTTGCCGCCGGGATTCCCGCTCATTGGACTCCTTGTTGGATAGCCGCGCGCACCGGCGCGAATTTACAAGCTGTTTAGCAGGCTGGGGCCGGGCAGATGCTCGCTCGATCCTCCCGGCCCGCCCGCTGGCGCCCCCCTACAGGATCGGGTCGATCACATCGAGTGAGTCGTGCTGCTCGTTCTCCACCTGCAGCCCCACCTTGTGGGCTTCCAGATCCTTACCGAGGTAGGGCCGGCAGAGGGGCAGCAGCGCGTCGGGCTCGCGAATACCGCTGTCGAGCCAGGTGGCCAGGGCTTCTCCAGCGAGGATCACCGGCATGCGCTGGTGAATGGGTGCCACCCGCTGGTTGGCCGGGGCGGTTACAATGGTGCAGCTCCGGATGGGGTCCTTTCGGGCGGGCGCCCACAGCTCCCACAGTGCGGCCAACGCGAAGGGTTCGCGGCTGGCGAGATAGATGTACCAGGGCTGGGCGCCGTCCGGCGATTCCTGCCACAGGAAGAAGCCGTCAGCCAGGACGGCACAGCGCCGCTGCTCCAGACGCTCCCGCATGGCGGCCAGCTCCAGCAGCGATTCCCGCCGCACCTGGTAAAGGCCCGCACCTACGGCGGCGTGATGCGCATTGGCGGGAATCAGCCCCCACGTGCGGTGGGCCAGACGCACGGATCCCTGACGTTCCACCAGGACAGCGACCTCCTGTCCCGGCGCGATGTTGTAGTGCTTGCCAAGGTCCGGAGCCGGCCCGGCCAGCCCCATCCGCTGCCGTAGCGCGTCCACTGGTGTGAACAGAGAGAGCCGTAGCGACACGCCGGTCAGTGCTGCAGATTGCTCATGGGGTAAATGATAGTTCCGATTCCGCTGCAATGCAAGGGAAGGTGTTTCAGGGATCGACAACCCTCTCCGTTAGAATACGAAGAAATATGCGCCAATCATCCCGTCCCGTGGTAGCTTCCGAGCCCGTCACCGGGTGGATTTACACAGCAATGATTACTTAAGGAGACTTCGAAGATGCAGTTCGTATTTTTTCTGGCCGTTGGGATCGTCGTGATTTTCCTGTCCTTCCAGCTGCGGCGGCGCTACGAGCTGGCCCAGCAGCTCAAGGCGATGGGCCTGAGCCCCGGCCTGCTCCAGATCATCGGGCTGGTAGCGCTGGGGGCGGCCGCGTTCCAGACCATCTCCATCATCGACGCCGGTACGGTGGGGGTGGTGAAGGTCTTCGGCGAGGTGAAGGAGCAGCCGCTCACCGAAGGGATCAACATCCGCAACCCCTTCGCCGAAATCATCAAGATGAG encodes the following:
- a CDS encoding ABC transporter ATP-binding protein; the protein is MIKTTDMYKVFTTEEMETTALNGINLSIEEGEFVAVMGPSGCGKSTLLNVLGLLDTPTRGSYKFKGDEVGSYNERQRANYRKSHIGFIFQSFNLIDELTVFENVELPLFYQGLSAAERKPKAEALLEQMGILSRRNHLPQQLSGGQQQRAAVARALVNEPDVILADEPTGNLDSARGEEVMALLKGLNANGTTIVMVTHSPSYADQANRVVQLFDGSIVNGATNGDSKFHV
- a CDS encoding HlyD family efflux transporter periplasmic adaptor subunit; protein product: MDKILEKKRWSLKRLLWMGAGGVLIVSVGFGLVGSDRGSSVNLSGSRLTVTTVHQGQFQEFIPVTGPVVPIRTIYLDAVEGGRVEKRFLEAGSYVNEGDPILQLSNTNLLLDIMYREAELYQQSNNLRNTQLAMEQNRLALQSELLELNYKITRITRVNERNRQLLEKSLVSTREFDESNDEYRYLLKRRDLTLQSHRQDSIFRATQIDQLEASLARMENNLELVKLNQDNLLVRAPVSGHLTSLSAEVGESKVRGERLGQIDILDGFKASLAIDEHYITRVLPGQRGTFNLGNREYSMVLAKIYPEVVNGQFEVDMHFDGEIPAGIRRGQTLRIRLALGELSDAVLMARGGFFNTTGGQWVYKLEPGGNVATKQQIRLGRQNQDEYEVLAGLQPGDRVITSSYDHIGDFDRVVLDD
- a CDS encoding SRPBCC family protein, coding for MAVDILTEITIDRPHPEVADFVANPDNAPKWYVNIKSVEWVTSPPLNIGSKIAFVAHFLGRRVAYTYEVVEFVPGERMVMRTSDGPFPMETTYTWVPASEDATHMTLRNRGNPSGFSRLSAPLMASAMRRANRKDLSRLKQLLEQLAASSSFRSE
- a CDS encoding saccharopine dehydrogenase NADP-binding domain-containing protein, yielding MKQVLVLGGGLVGGVIARNLAAPFGDANDGNEAVDVVVADANPQVRAALTKNYGLTTSELDITDAEALTRAVQAADVVVGAVPGSLGYRMLETVIRAGRNVVDISFTPEDPLTLDDLAVEHGVTAVVDAGLAPGLSNLVLGRYQQEYDPLERFVCYVGGLPKVRRWPFEYLSVFSPIDVIEEYTRPVRLKVGGRVVQREALSDIEQVILPHVGSLEAFNTDGLRTLLSTVPVPDMLEKTLRYPGHAERMRMLRDTGFFSREPLDVDGHAVAPIEVSSRLLFESWRPGPGDEGHDLVVMRVELTGQLRGRLLVTTVDLYRAYDPLTETTAMAATTGYTCAAVARVLLAGDYADPGIRPLEYLGADKGVYQRVLHDLARQGVSLNIKQTQPD
- a CDS encoding TrmH family RNA methyltransferase, with product MAASRRKLTDLELKAARPRLDEVRSQPRLPVYALLEDVRSLYNVGSMFRTADALHLAGLYLCGYTGFPPRREITKTALGAEHTVPWEKHADAATLARSLQARGMQLLVLEQTDDAVDFWEAPVRFPACFVVGNEVTGISQELVEQADLCLQLPMAGVKQSLNVATAFGVLGYELARRWNLDKTSDQ
- a CDS encoding NAD(P)/FAD-dependent oxidoreductase, encoding MSGNPGGNNRFDVLVIGAGPGGMAAATRGALKGLKVGLVNGKRLWGYGIQGAYKSKGMYELAKDHLVASKSDRGYLPSSVKLDFGQVQAQLQQGSGELEALYQEQIERLSIVELRGMAAFVDPHTVRVAGADHRADKIIIATGTTPRWLPAVHQDGELIMSSDEIVSLDRLPESLLILGAGVIGCEFASIFNAFGCQVTLLDAYPVILSHEDDDIIDFLTQTFRTNGIHVVQSARMVDMRAAGGRVVTRLKDGSEFDTDMALVSIGRVACTAALKLENAGVAVNANGFLPISDFCQTNVDHIYAVGDVGLRDSELDMCLVHVAEAEGHQAIHHLLSGQKPISMDHIPFIIFTLPLVAGAGDNEKTARAKYGDVRVARLANIRSHRAHAMRSFGGFVKLIVGPEGDDRILGVRACGPQADTLIGEVSLCIANELPYTHLMDAVHAHPSLSESLHNVARMLAGLYPSTD
- a CDS encoding SOS response-associated peptidase — encoded protein: MSLRLSLFTPVDALRQRMGLAGPAPDLGKHYNIAPGQEVAVLVERQGSVRLAHRTWGLIPANAHHAAVGAGLYQVRRESLLELAAMRERLEQRRCAVLADGFFLWQESPDGAQPWYIYLASREPFALAALWELWAPARKDPIRSCTIVTAPANQRVAPIHQRMPVILAGEALATWLDSGIREPDALLPLCRPYLGKDLEAHKVGLQVENEQHDSLDVIDPIL